CTAGCTTACACACATAAAGACAGTCTTATTATCATTTCGTGCATACTTTTTATGCACAGATTAAATTTAGGAAAACAGTCACCAGTGAAAGAAAAAGGTTAGTCAAAAAAGCATTTCTAAATGATTTTAACCCTACCTATAAAAAGCGGGCTCTTATAAACTAAAGGTTATGTGGGGGTCCTCCATGTCAGGACTTATTACAAATCTCTGCATGCATTGTTTTCCGTGTCAGTATTGGTTTAACGTTATATTCTCCACATTTTTTTCATTGCAAATTACAGACGTATAAGTTCCAGATCCTTTAGTTCAAATGCAATGCAACATCCAAGTAAATCAAACGCCAAAGTTGTCACATTACTCTACAATTCACGTATACTGATTAGATAGTTACTCTTCATTACAGTAAATCAATTGAGGTTTTTTTTACAGAAACAGTTATGTTATGGGTAGTCAATGAAATCATAAGTCGTACTTAATAAGTATTTTTATTACATGCAGAAAGTTTACACTTCATTTATAGtattaattttaacatatagAGAGACATATACACATGTTTGCATAAATTTAGTAGAGGATCATGCACCCACACAAAACAGACTGACACACAGATTCGTACAAAGAAGactgtaaaagaaaaagaagctcCTTAAAATATGAGAAAAGAGTATTTTGGGAGTTTTATAACGTAGCATCCAGCGAGACACGGTTCGTATAATTAAGTTCTTTTGTCAGCAACCCCTTTTCTACTTTATGAATTATCCTTAGCTTTTACTATATAGTATGTTTGAGTTTTACAATCAATAAACGATAAATCATTAGTAATGTTCACTACTCGGTTTGGGATCAGGCAGCCCTCTAGCTATAGCTAAAAACGTAAACTGACTATACATTAGTAATAGctgaaaacattatatattccATGAGATTtagtttttgaaattatataaattggACTATTACACACACGACACGAATTCGTTGAGAGACATAGCAACTTGAGAATCAGATTAACCATCAAACCACACAATCCAAAGAAATTATATGACACACCTGATTAAGCTGTAATGAAGACACCTTTTAGTTTCTATCATTATACTACTCCACGATCATTGTCCCACACACGTACTATGCATGCATTTGATCATGACAGTTCGTAGTCATTTAAATCAGCCTCCACGTCGTAAACATACATTACAAAACCTCACAAGAGTTGGTGATGATGATCGTTAGAAGACGGACCCGATAAATCCGAATTGTTCCAAAAGTACTGGCTAGTTTGATTCCCCGGAGGCGTCAAACTAGAGACCGGTCTAGACAAGTTAACCAAACTGGGTTGTTCTTCCATCTTAACGGGGGCTGTATGGTAAGCCCTAGAATCAACCATGGAAGTAGAGGAAAATGATATTCCGATATTGCCCTCGTTCTGGAAAGCGTATAGGGTCGTCGCTGGATCGAAGAGAGTGAACTGATTCATTGATCCAGCAGCAGCCATTAGGTTGTTTTGAACGCTATTGTTGTTGTCATGAATGTTTCCGGTTCGTTCATTTCCAACATGAAGAAACCCTAGATCGTTCATTAAACTCGGACCAATCTGGTGAGCTTGGTTGTTGCCATTAGTAGCAGCTAAATTCAAACCGATACCTCCGAGTTGGGTGAGATTGTGAAGAGTTGGTGAAAAAGGGAACTGATGGTTTGTCCTCAGCTGTCCGGAGCTAGAACTTGGAGCGTTGACCGTGGAAGAAGACTGTTtggacaaagaagaagaagattttgaATTACCATTTTTGCCCTTTTTGCTATTCCTCCGGCTGCCTCCACCCACGGGGACGTTCCTCAGAGCGCCTCCATGTGTCCAGTAACGGCGGCAACCCTTGCAGAAGTAGCGAGGCTGAGTGAGGTTGTAGTTGTTGTAGTAACAGAATTTAGTGTTGAGGGAGTCGCATCGTGGACACTTTAGGGCTCCCTCAGGCGGAGGAGCTTTGGCCTGTCTCGCTCTTTCAGCCATGGATGCACCAAGCCTCGCCGGAAGACCACTGGAGGCAGCTGCATGGTGGTGGCTAGGGTTAGGGTTTGGTGGGTAAGGTGGAAGTTGGTTAGAAAGTAGTCCGTGGCCACTCACTAAACTTCCATTCTCTTGAAGCTGATGCTGTTGATGATTCGAGTTCGTAGgctgaaaaaaaatcaaaaaaataggAGTAAATGAAAGAAGTCAAGAACcaagaaaataatttgtatttataaaGCAAGAAATACCATATATATTGTTGTGATTTTAAAGAAAGCGGGttataaaaaagaagaagagaatatGAATATCTTTTAGAAATGAATCAAAATTATTACTAAAACGAATCAAAACATCAATGAAGAATTTAAGAGAAAaattgcaacaaaaaaaaagaaagagagagagagagagacagagaacaTTTAGTAATGGAAGATCCAAGAAGTGAAACCTGCGACCAATTGGATGAGAAAACCATTGTTCTTCTATACCCCTTTAGTATAtatttcttcttccttctttaaTAAAGTTTAATGGATCTTTACAGGAAAGAACTACAAGGAAAAACTTGGTGGGggaatcaaaaaataaaacaaaagggCAAAACGAAAGAGAGGAAGCAAGACGACCAAAGAGAAATGCGAAGAGAGCACCAAATCAAAAAAGGAAAGTGAGAAGAGAGAAGGAGCACAAAGACAAATTAAAGGAAAGAAAATGCTTTCCTAacgagaaaaagaaaaggagtaTCGGTTCTTNNNNNNNNNNNNNNNNNNNNNNNNNNNNNNNNNNNNNNNNNNNNNNNNNNNNNNNNNNNNNNNNNNNNNNNNNNNNNNNNNNNNNNNNNNNNNNNNNNNNTTTatgatttctatatatttgtataattcCCACTCTCATCTTCTCATGTGTATACGCGTCTATAGTTCATCCATGTGTAATTTTTATATCTGATTCCTTTTTTAGGGTTTGAGTGGGGACATTTCTTCGCCTATAAGATTAGGTTCCTCTCCCAGACCtctatgaaataaatatatatatagaggaagaaatatttgaaactatatCATAGTTGTATAGAAAGATAATCAGACTATTTTGTCATGGTGGagagaaatataatttaatcgAATTTGACCGTATTTGTAATTATAGCCATAAAGTGGAAGTATACTTATAAGCATGTAtgaaaaaacatgtttttgctCCTATCAAATAGTTACACGAGGGAGATAAAGAGAANNNNNNNNNNNNNNNNNNNNNNNNNNNNNNNNNNNNNNNNNNNNNNNNNNNNNNNNNNNNNNNNNNNNNNNNNNNNNNNNNNNNNNNNNNNNNNNNNNNNATATAGTTATACATGTTCTTCTTTCTTCATGTAACGATCATTACCCAAGAGAACTAGGGGAGTGCTGAGCGGTGATCACAATGCAAGGTATGTTTAAGAATATGGGCCGGCAAACTAAACTAGTTGTGGTGTAATTAACGTCCTAGATCATTTTTAAAATGACCTTTTACAACTTGACGATTAATTAAAAGTGAAAAGTGTATTTTATCTAATCGTTTTCAAGTGTGTTTATAACATAGTGAATGTTcagttaatatatatagtataaggACTACGCATTCACTACCAAATTTTTCAATTGATGGAAACTCATTTGTTTCTACGATTTTTCCTATATACATTTACTAGAAGAAAATACAACATATCTTCTTGtagaaaatgaaacttggtTAGTTGGTTGTCATAGTGAAAAGAGTTCGTTTGCGACTACAACTTTTATACATTGGACCAAAATATTATGT
The Raphanus sativus cultivar WK10039 chromosome 1, ASM80110v3, whole genome shotgun sequence DNA segment above includes these coding regions:
- the LOC108828517 gene encoding dof zinc finger protein DOF1.1 isoform X1 — translated: MVFSSNWSQPTNSNHQQHQLQENGSLVSGHGLLSNQLPPYPPNPNPSHHHAAASSGLPARLGASMAERARQAKAPPPEGALKCPRCDSLNTKFCYYNNYNLTQPRYFCKGCRRYWTHGGALRNVPVGGGSRRNSKKGKNGNSKSSSSLSKQSSSTVNAPSSSSGQLRTNHQFPFSPTLHNLTQLGGIGLNLAATNGNNQAHQIGPSLMNDLGFLHVGNERTGNIHDNNNSVQNNLMAAAGSMNQFTLFDPATTLYAFQNEGNIGISFSSTSMVDSRAYHTAPVKMEEQPSLVNLSRPVSSLTPPGNQTSQYFWNNSDLSGPSSNDHHHQLL
- the LOC108828517 gene encoding dof zinc finger protein DOF1.1 isoform X2, with amino-acid sequence MFSPTNSNHQQHQLQENGSLVSGHGLLSNQLPPYPPNPNPSHHHAAASSGLPARLGASMAERARQAKAPPPEGALKCPRCDSLNTKFCYYNNYNLTQPRYFCKGCRRYWTHGGALRNVPVGGGSRRNSKKGKNGNSKSSSSLSKQSSSTVNAPSSSSGQLRTNHQFPFSPTLHNLTQLGGIGLNLAATNGNNQAHQIGPSLMNDLGFLHVGNERTGNIHDNNNSVQNNLMAAAGSMNQFTLFDPATTLYAFQNEGNIGISFSSTSMVDSRAYHTAPVKMEEQPSLVNLSRPVSSLTPPGNQTSQYFWNNSDLSGPSSNDHHHQLL
- the LOC108828517 gene encoding dof zinc finger protein DOF1.1 isoform X3 gives rise to the protein MPTNSNHQQHQLQENGSLVSGHGLLSNQLPPYPPNPNPSHHHAAASSGLPARLGASMAERARQAKAPPPEGALKCPRCDSLNTKFCYYNNYNLTQPRYFCKGCRRYWTHGGALRNVPVGGGSRRNSKKGKNGNSKSSSSLSKQSSSTVNAPSSSSGQLRTNHQFPFSPTLHNLTQLGGIGLNLAATNGNNQAHQIGPSLMNDLGFLHVGNERTGNIHDNNNSVQNNLMAAAGSMNQFTLFDPATTLYAFQNEGNIGISFSSTSMVDSRAYHTAPVKMEEQPSLVNLSRPVSSLTPPGNQTSQYFWNNSDLSGPSSNDHHHQLL